TCGCAACATAAAGAGTCAAGAAATCGCTGCGAATGTCGTATGTCAGGTAGCAATCCGCTTCGTCTATGCCACTCAAGTAGTAAAAGTAGCGTCTCTGTCGGAAGGGCCGCGGTTGGTCTGAGTCGCCCCAGTTTATGGTAGCTTTGCCGACGAGATAGATAAGGCCGTCGCGGGCCCCTAGTTTGGCAGCGACCCTGCGCGCATGTTGTTTCGCTACACAGGAAGATGTCAGTATGTGTTTTCATACACGGAGGGGTGGGCGCGGTTAAATGAAAGGGACAAAGGGGTCAGCCAGTCAGTCTGGGTTCGGCGCGTACCTGGATACTTGTCACACTCGGAATCTGTCACGACCGTAAGGCAAATGTCGCACGAGTCATCAGGGGAGATGGCAAGGCTTGACGGATCTGAGACACGCATTCTAAACAATAATAGGGCAAGACGCTAGAAAGCAGTAGGGGGCTAGCGTGCAGCACAGGTGTAAAGGGACGTCAAGGCCCTAGAAAGCGAGCAAGGGAGACTGAGTGTGAGAAGGATTGATGGGGCGGCTAGCATGACGTTCCCGTACGGGACTTTGTACGGGCGCCCGTCGGTTTTCGTTACACATGGCTGACCTGGCCGACTGACCGACTGACCGTACCTGTAACCAAGGGCTGGCCAAAGGGCTTGacaagggccttgaggagGTGGGCCATCCAGGACTCTAGGAATTCCTTCATCAATTATCGCCAACTATAAAAATCACGAATACAGTACAGTTCCATGGCCGTTGGCGGAAGCATTTCACAACGTCCCAGTCCCGGAAACGTCGATGGTTGGCGCCTGAGATCCATTTTTATCATCGCCCCCGCCAAGTTCCGGCCACTggcttccatccattcatGCCGATCCAGACTTCCCAGCCCTCTCCCGATCGTCATTTcgtctcatcctcgtccgcTCCTCGAACTTCAGTTTCATCCAACCTATCTTGCGTCATCCTGCCTCGCTTTCCACTCCTTTCCGAATTTCAGCATCAACTCTTCGGCGCTTTCCACGCCTTACTGACGGAGCCCAGCCATCTCGGTCAATGAACGATGCGGGGACCTGAGGCATCAGCGCCCGGTGCATTCTGGGATGCTCCCTCAACCCTCGCGACTGCCATCAGAACAAACCCACCCTTCCTCGAAACCGATATCAATACGGGCCCTGTATTCGACCAACATGTCGCATCAAAACTCGAACGTCGTTTCCCAACGGCGTCGTGGGATCAGGGCAATAATGGCCCGATAAGTGCCAGTGGCAATTCAACCGGGAAGGGTATTTTGATCGGTGTTTTATCAGCTTTTGGGTCGGCAGCAGTCGCAGTGCTAGTCCTCgcggctttcttcttcttcaaatatACTCAGCGCGGTCGCATTCTTCTGGATCGTATGGGCCGCCCAGGTGAATTCGACGATGAGCAAGCATTTCTACGTGAAGAGGCTGAGGCCTTGGAAACTATGGATGACCTGTCGAGGTCGGAGTATTTGAGATCAAAGGGTATGAAACTCTTGCACTTTGCTCTGTTATGTGCGACAGCGGCTAATTTGTTTGACAGCATTTGTTGAAGCCAACCCGCCCGAGTCAACGCAGACCGACATTTCGCTATCCCAGTTCCTCGCCATTCAAGAAAAAGGTGTCTCGGCTTGGGAATTCCAGCCCGAGCTCGAAATCGCCAACTGCTTTGTAGAGGGCCGTACGGAGATTGAGTTCTATGATTCAATATGCAGTGTTCAAACAAACTTACCGGTCCCGAAACAAAACGACGTCTATTACTGGGAGGCCAAGATTTATGATAAACCGGAAACCACCCACATCGGTATTGGCATGTCTACAAAGCCTTATCCGCTATTTAGACTACCTGGTATGTGCAATCCAGCTTTACACGGGCCAAACTTTGGCGATAgctaatttttttaaaggTTATCACAAGGCATCAGCCGCATACGAGTCCACGGGCAACAGGCGGTATAACCAGCCATTTGCCTCGATGCCATATGGTCCTCCGCTCACTCAGGGAGATGTCGTGGGCGTTGGATATCGACCCCGCTCGGGTacgatcttcttcacgcGCAACGGCAAGAAGTTAGAGGATGTCGCCCATGGGCAGAAGTCGCAGAACTTCTTTCCCACCATTGGAGCGAATGGACCCTGTACCGTCCACGTGAACTTCGGCCAGCTTGGATTTGTTTTTATCGAAGCCAACGTTAAGAAATGGGGCCTAGCACCGATGACTGGTAGTCTGGCGCCCCCTCCCCCGTATGGAAGTGAGCAAGGTAGCATCCTTCTCGAATCCGGCCGAGAAAGCGCTGCAAATTTGGCGCAACGGGTCTATCAGGATCCCACGT
This region of Aspergillus puulaauensis MK2 DNA, chromosome 5, nearly complete sequence genomic DNA includes:
- the SSH4 gene encoding SSH4 family protein (COG:S;~EggNog:ENOG410PHKF;~InterPro:IPR035780,IPR043136,IPR013320,IPR001870, IPR003877;~PFAM:PF00622;~TransMembrane:1 (o76-100i);~go_function: GO:0005515 - protein binding [Evidence IEA]), whose protein sequence is MRGPEASAPGAFWDAPSTLATAIRTNPPFLETDINTGPVFDQHVASKLERRFPTASWDQGNNGPISASGNSTGKGILIGVLSAFGSAAVAVLVLAAFFFFKYTQRGRILLDRMGRPGEFDDEQAFLREEAEALETMDDLSRSEYLRSKAFVEANPPESTQTDISLSQFLAIQEKGVSAWEFQPELEIANCFVEGRTEIEFYDSICSVQTNLPVPKQNDVYYWEAKIYDKPETTHIGIGMSTKPYPLFRLPGYHKASAAYESTGNRRYNQPFASMPYGPPLTQGDVVGVGYRPRSGTIFFTRNGKKLEDVAHGQKSQNFFPTIGANGPCTVHVNFGQLGFVFIEANVKKWGLAPMTGSLAPPPPYGSEQGSILLESGRESAANLAQRVYQDPTYAQTSSTVRIPPAASPGPVRSPTDISLAPLAHIPSNEDAGEGSSRAPTANPEQVRLLNPDDLEHGPPPEYTSPDGSPRTSQEFSREGQPPIPSYDAAVGNPDDSTDAH